Below is a genomic region from Hydrogenimonas thermophila.
ATTGTCAGATATTGGCTTTTTAGAGTTTTTTTCTACTCTCTTAACACTCTCAAAACTTCGCCAACTCTTAATAGCCATTTTTACTTTATCTTTTGGAAGATGTTTAGTACCGTAAGGTGTTTTGGTAAAGTAGCCATTATCCATCAATATAAATAGTTCATCGCACTCCCCTTTTACAACAAAAGGGTAACTCTCATTTACCTGTGGCTTTATCACTTTACCACCATTTGAGCATATTACATTTATTACAGATTTTGGATCGTAAGGCATAACTTTTTTACCGCCATGCTCTTTTGTAAGATGCAAATGACCATAGTTAAGAGTCCAGTTTTGCCCATCTTTTTCGATCCAAACATCATGAGCAAACATAAGTATAGGCATAAGCATAGCTAATACTACTTTCATTAAACACTCCTATCTTTTTACTTTCAAAAGCTGTTCAGGCCTGATACATCAGCTTCGAACGGGAGTATAACAGCAGCAATGTTACAGAGCTATAAAAAAAT
It encodes:
- a CDS encoding DUF4198 domain-containing protein, with product MKVVLAMLMPILMFAHDVWIEKDGQNWTLNYGHLHLTKEHGGKKVMPYDPKSVINVICSNGGKVIKPQVNESYPFVVKGECDELFILMDNGYFTKTPYGTKHLPKDKVKMAIKSWRSFESVKRVEKNSKKPISDNLEIVLLKKPESVGEKARLQLFYHSKPVKDVVVAYDDKVRGTTDEDGKINIRIRHSGLQNIKATLREPCGNGKCDEIVHTTALNFEVKE